A genome region from Alistipes dispar includes the following:
- a CDS encoding OmpH/Skp family outer membrane protein, with product MKRLILIAAFLLTAGALSAQNYIIVNSEKVFKSVEAYNTAISDLDSLAKQYQEQVDAKFDEVETLYNNYMAQKASLSASARQAREALILAREKEAQQFQESLFGQEGVLMQKRLELIQPIQKRVFAAIEAYAGQAGADLVLDSSNNPTLLYNNPSVERTQQVIEALK from the coding sequence ATGAAACGGCTGATTTTGATTGCGGCGTTCCTGCTGACCGCCGGCGCGCTTTCGGCGCAGAACTACATAATCGTGAACAGCGAGAAGGTCTTCAAATCCGTCGAGGCCTACAATACGGCGATTTCCGATCTGGATTCGCTCGCCAAGCAGTACCAGGAGCAGGTCGATGCCAAGTTCGACGAGGTGGAGACGCTCTACAACAACTACATGGCGCAGAAAGCTTCGCTTTCGGCTTCGGCCCGTCAGGCCCGCGAGGCGCTGATCCTGGCCCGCGAGAAGGAGGCGCAGCAGTTCCAGGAGAGCCTTTTCGGGCAGGAGGGCGTCCTGATGCAGAAACGGCTCGAGCTGATCCAGCCGATTCAGAAACGGGTGTTCGCGGCCATCGAGGCGTATGCCGGGCAGGCGGGCGCCGATCTGGTGCTCGATTCGTCGAATAACCCCACGCTGCTTTACAACAACCCTTCGGTGGAGCGTACGCAGCAGGTGATCGAGGCACTGAAATGA
- the bamA gene encoding outer membrane protein assembly factor BamA — protein MNYSGKIFAAVAALVLGCPNLSAQEPNPQDTTAAATTAFPEDAPMLRNDGAPCRYYIRDINIRGVKYLNEEILKSSAGLVAGDSIYLPSNFIGNAISRLWSQRFFSDVKIGAEIDGDSIDLEVFLKERPRVYHWNFEGISKGKKKDLTEKLKLKPNSELSDYVIDKNQKLIKKYWAEKGFRNATVDVRIDNDTLRPAGQAVSVTFLIDRKERVKIGRINFLGNEQFKDKRLRRTFKKTHQKSINFFKSAKFKEEDYGEDKGLLIDFYNSKGYRNATIVRDSIYPINEKRMGIDVEVSEGNKYYIRNVSWVGNSVYPTEQLQELFGVRKGDIYDKKTMHKRLGIGKEENPEDMNQIKSLYQNNGYLMSQIEPAETIIGADSIDVEVKVFEGKQFTINEVGITGNQRVDDEVIRRELYVRPGELYDRSLLMQTIRTLGSMGHFNPEAIMPDIKPVSNELVNVNWPLEEQASDQFNIAGGWGSGTFVGSVGITLNNLSVRNFFKKGAWRPYPMGQNQRLSISAQTNGTYYKALALSFTDPWMGGRKPNSFTISGHISEQNDAYYIWQSATRYFRTYGVAAGLGKRLTWPDPYFTFYAEASYERYSLKNWTGFVVENGNSNLLSLKLVLSRNSVDQPIYPRRGSEFTASVQATLPYSLWDGKDYSDDSMSDQERYRWIEFHKWQFKAQWFQALSGNSNLVLMLKAEMGYLGSYNKHKVSPFNRYEVGGDGMSGYNIYGIDIISMRGYEDGALDPSSYYSRGYNKYTAELRYPVILKPSSQIYVLGFLEGGNAFDSWKSFSPFKIKRAAGFGVRLYLPVVGMLGIDWGYGFDPPANSTKKSGSQFHFVMGQQF, from the coding sequence ATGAACTATTCCGGTAAGATATTCGCCGCAGTCGCGGCCCTCGTGCTGGGCTGCCCGAATCTATCGGCTCAGGAGCCGAATCCGCAGGATACGACGGCGGCCGCGACGACCGCATTTCCCGAAGACGCTCCCATGCTGCGCAACGACGGCGCGCCCTGCCGCTATTATATCCGCGACATCAACATCCGCGGCGTGAAGTATCTGAACGAGGAGATTCTCAAGTCGTCGGCGGGTCTGGTCGCGGGCGATTCGATCTACCTGCCGAGCAACTTCATCGGAAACGCCATTTCCCGCCTGTGGAGCCAGCGCTTCTTCTCGGACGTGAAGATCGGGGCCGAGATCGACGGGGACAGCATCGACCTGGAGGTGTTCCTCAAGGAGCGGCCGCGCGTCTATCACTGGAATTTCGAGGGTATTTCGAAGGGCAAGAAGAAGGACCTGACCGAGAAGCTCAAACTCAAGCCCAACAGCGAGCTTTCGGACTACGTCATCGACAAGAACCAGAAACTCATCAAGAAATACTGGGCCGAGAAGGGTTTCCGCAACGCCACGGTGGACGTGCGCATCGACAACGACACGCTCCGTCCGGCGGGACAGGCCGTGTCGGTGACCTTCCTGATCGACCGCAAGGAGCGGGTGAAGATCGGCCGGATCAACTTCCTCGGCAACGAGCAGTTCAAGGACAAGCGCCTGCGCCGCACCTTCAAGAAGACGCACCAGAAGTCGATCAACTTCTTCAAGAGCGCCAAGTTCAAGGAGGAGGACTACGGCGAGGACAAGGGGCTGCTGATCGACTTCTACAACTCGAAGGGATACCGCAACGCGACCATCGTGCGCGACTCGATCTATCCGATCAACGAGAAGCGCATGGGCATCGACGTCGAGGTGTCGGAGGGTAACAAATACTACATCCGCAACGTCTCGTGGGTCGGCAACTCGGTCTATCCGACCGAGCAGTTACAGGAACTGTTCGGCGTCCGGAAGGGCGACATCTACGACAAGAAGACGATGCACAAGCGGCTGGGCATCGGCAAGGAGGAGAACCCCGAGGACATGAACCAGATCAAGTCGCTCTACCAGAACAACGGCTACCTCATGTCGCAGATCGAACCCGCCGAGACGATCATCGGCGCGGACTCGATCGATGTCGAGGTCAAGGTGTTCGAGGGCAAGCAGTTCACCATCAACGAGGTGGGGATCACGGGCAACCAGCGGGTCGATGACGAGGTGATCCGCCGCGAGTTGTACGTCCGCCCGGGCGAACTGTACGACCGTTCGCTGCTGATGCAGACCATCCGCACGCTCGGTTCGATGGGACACTTCAACCCCGAGGCCATCATGCCCGACATCAAGCCCGTGTCGAACGAGCTGGTGAACGTGAACTGGCCCCTCGAGGAGCAGGCTTCCGACCAGTTCAACATCGCCGGCGGCTGGGGCTCCGGAACGTTCGTGGGCTCGGTGGGCATCACGCTGAACAACCTCTCGGTGCGCAACTTCTTCAAGAAGGGGGCCTGGAGGCCCTACCCGATGGGACAGAACCAGCGGCTTTCGATCTCGGCCCAGACCAACGGAACCTATTACAAGGCGCTCGCGCTGAGTTTCACCGACCCCTGGATGGGCGGCCGGAAACCCAACTCGTTCACCATCTCGGGGCACATCTCCGAACAGAACGACGCCTACTATATCTGGCAGAGCGCCACGCGCTATTTCCGGACGTACGGCGTCGCCGCCGGTCTGGGCAAGCGTCTGACGTGGCCCGACCCCTACTTCACCTTCTATGCCGAAGCGAGCTACGAGCGCTATTCGCTGAAGAACTGGACCGGATTCGTCGTCGAGAACGGCAATTCGAACCTGCTGTCGCTCAAGTTAGTCCTCTCGCGCAACTCGGTCGATCAGCCGATCTACCCGCGCCGCGGTTCGGAATTCACCGCCTCGGTGCAGGCCACGCTGCCCTATTCGCTTTGGGACGGCAAGGATTACAGCGACGACTCGATGAGCGATCAGGAGCGTTACCGCTGGATCGAGTTCCACAAGTGGCAGTTCAAGGCGCAGTGGTTCCAGGCGCTCTCGGGCAACTCGAATCTCGTGCTGATGCTCAAGGCCGAAATGGGTTACCTCGGCAGCTACAACAAACACAAGGTGTCGCCGTTCAACCGTTACGAGGTCGGCGGCGACGGCATGTCGGGCTACAATATCTACGGTATCGACATCATCTCGATGCGCGGTTACGAGGACGGCGCGCTCGATCCGTCGAGCTACTATTCGCGCGGATACAACAAATATACGGCCGAACTGCGCTACCCGGTCATCCTGAAGCCTTCGTCGCAGATCTACGTGCTGGGCTTCCTCGAGGGCGGTAACGCGTTCGACTCGTGGAAGAGTTTCTCGCCGTTCAAGATCAAGCGTGCGGCCGGTTTCGGCGTGCGGCTCTACCTGCCGGTGGTGGGTATGCTCGGCATCGACTGGGGTTACGGATTCGATCCCCCCGCCAATTCGACCAAGAAGAGCGGCAGTCAGTTCCACTTTGTCATGGGCCAGCAGTTCTAA
- the uppS gene encoding polyprenyl diphosphate synthase, with product MSEPKRIPQHVAIIMDGNGRWAGLHGKERYEGHAAGVEPVRASLRAAVRWGVKYLTLYAFSTENWGRPAGEVSALMELFCRSVVNETPELKRQGVRIAMIGDRSRFPEKVRSYLARAERETAGGERLTLILALNYSSRSEIVRAVRRIAARAAAGEIAPGEIGEETLSAALDTAPWPDPDLVVRTSGEQRLSNFLLWQSSYAELWFPEVLWPDFTEADFDRAMEEYARRDRRFGLVK from the coding sequence ATGAGCGAGCCGAAACGCATACCGCAGCACGTCGCCATCATCATGGACGGGAACGGCCGGTGGGCCGGGTTGCACGGCAAGGAGCGTTACGAAGGCCATGCCGCGGGTGTGGAACCCGTGCGGGCTTCGTTGCGCGCTGCCGTACGCTGGGGGGTGAAGTACCTCACGCTGTATGCCTTTTCGACCGAAAACTGGGGGCGTCCCGCCGGGGAGGTCTCCGCGCTCATGGAGCTTTTCTGCCGCAGCGTCGTGAACGAGACCCCCGAGCTGAAACGGCAGGGGGTGCGGATCGCGATGATCGGCGACCGCAGCCGCTTCCCGGAGAAGGTGCGGAGCTACCTGGCCCGGGCCGAGCGGGAAACGGCCGGAGGGGAGAGGCTGACGCTGATTCTGGCGCTCAACTACTCCTCGCGCAGCGAGATCGTGCGGGCCGTGCGTCGGATCGCCGCCCGTGCGGCGGCGGGGGAGATCGCACCCGGGGAGATCGGGGAGGAGACCCTCTCCGCGGCGCTCGACACGGCCCCGTGGCCCGATCCCGATCTGGTGGTCCGCACCAGCGGCGAGCAGCGGCTGAGCAATTTCCTCCTGTGGCAGTCCTCCTACGCCGAACTGTGGTTCCCCGAGGTGCTGTGGCCCGATTTCACGGAGGCGGATTTCGACCGGGCGATGGAGGAGTATGCGCGGCGCGACAGGCGTTTCGGGCTGGTTAAATAA
- a CDS encoding NAD(+)/NADH kinase produces MKIILFSRPQVPRTAGELRRLFDALGAFGFDYAVNEEFVPTMRELAGIDPGPERIYGGCVGEQPEGTVMVCYGGDGTLLEGVHRLCGAPMPVLGINAGHLGFLTGAPSDGLDRLFGQIAGGRLSVEPRAMLSVGGDFARQPDSLLALNEFTVQRHGAGMIAVETYVDGQMVATYHGDGLIVSTPTGSTAYSLSAGGPVIAPACRCLVLSPLAPHNLTMRPVVIPDGSVISLRVRVRHSEAFVTLDNRTYPIPPEASFTVRRAEERIFLAVPHNISFYDTLRNKMMWGVDIRS; encoded by the coding sequence ATGAAAATCATACTTTTTTCCCGCCCGCAGGTTCCCCGCACCGCCGGGGAGCTGCGCCGGCTGTTCGACGCGCTCGGCGCCTTCGGCTTCGACTATGCGGTCAATGAGGAGTTCGTCCCGACGATGCGGGAGCTGGCGGGCATCGACCCCGGGCCGGAGCGGATCTACGGCGGCTGCGTCGGGGAGCAGCCTGAGGGGACCGTCATGGTCTGCTACGGAGGCGACGGCACGCTGCTCGAAGGCGTGCACCGGCTGTGCGGCGCGCCGATGCCGGTGCTGGGCATCAACGCCGGGCATCTGGGATTTCTCACGGGCGCGCCGAGCGACGGGCTGGACCGGCTTTTCGGGCAGATCGCCGGAGGACGGCTCTCCGTCGAGCCGCGGGCGATGCTCTCGGTCGGGGGCGACTTCGCCCGGCAGCCCGACTCGCTGCTGGCTCTCAACGAGTTCACCGTGCAGCGCCACGGCGCGGGGATGATCGCCGTCGAGACGTATGTGGACGGGCAGATGGTGGCCACGTACCACGGCGACGGGCTGATCGTCTCGACCCCTACGGGTTCGACGGCCTATTCGCTCAGCGCCGGAGGACCGGTGATCGCCCCGGCGTGCCGCTGTCTGGTGCTGTCGCCGCTCGCGCCGCACAACCTCACGATGCGCCCCGTGGTGATTCCCGACGGGAGCGTGATCTCGCTGCGCGTCCGCGTCCGCCATTCGGAGGCGTTCGTCACGCTCGACAACCGCACCTACCCGATTCCTCCGGAGGCCTCCTTTACGGTCCGGCGGGCCGAAGAGCGGATTTTTTTGGCCGTTCCGCACAATATCTCATTTTACGACACGTTACGCAATAAGATGATGTGGGGAGTGGATATCCGCAGTTGA
- a CDS encoding pyridoxine 5'-phosphate synthase encodes MTKLSVNINKIAVVRNSRGGNLPDVVRAATDIERFGADGITVHPRPDARHIRYDDVRNLARVLTTEFNIEGNPIPDFVALVLEVRPAQVTLVPDAPDAITSNAGWNTVAHREFLTGIAARFRERGIRVSIFVDPVPEMVAGAKACGADRVELYTEAYAREYAADPAAAIAPYLAAAEEARRQGLGLNAGHDLSLENLRYFVGRIPGTDEVSIGHALICDALYYGLENTVQLYKRELK; translated from the coding sequence ATGACAAAGTTGAGCGTAAACATCAATAAGATCGCCGTGGTGCGCAACTCGCGCGGCGGCAATCTCCCCGACGTGGTCCGCGCGGCCACGGACATCGAACGCTTCGGCGCGGACGGCATCACGGTCCACCCGCGGCCCGACGCGCGCCACATCCGCTACGACGACGTGCGGAACCTCGCACGGGTGCTGACCACCGAATTCAACATCGAGGGCAATCCGATTCCGGACTTCGTCGCGCTGGTGCTGGAGGTGCGGCCCGCACAGGTCACGCTCGTGCCCGACGCACCCGACGCCATCACCTCCAACGCCGGGTGGAACACCGTGGCGCACCGCGAATTTCTCACCGGCATCGCCGCCCGCTTCCGCGAACGGGGCATCCGCGTCTCGATCTTCGTCGATCCCGTGCCCGAAATGGTCGCCGGAGCGAAGGCCTGCGGCGCCGACCGCGTGGAGCTCTACACCGAGGCCTACGCCCGGGAGTACGCCGCGGATCCCGCAGCGGCGATCGCCCCCTACCTGGCCGCCGCCGAGGAGGCCCGCCGGCAGGGACTCGGGCTCAACGCCGGGCACGACCTCTCGCTGGAGAACCTGCGCTACTTCGTCGGCCGGATTCCCGGCACCGACGAGGTGTCGATCGGCCACGCGCTGATCTGCGACGCGCTCTATTACGGACTGGAGAACACCGTGCAGCTCTACAAACGGGAACTCAAATAA
- a CDS encoding GDSL-type esterase/lipase family protein, whose protein sequence is MKRILILAAALLAAGTACAQEAYREQRRSLFELLPIRSSDIVFLGNSLTDGCEWSELFDNRHIRNRGISSDRACELAERLDPIVEGHPKRLFLMIGINDLAGGAAPGEVVADIARVIDRFQTDSRWTRIFVQSILPVNGRDFDAYRNHYAHADRIVPTNELLKALCEEKGVTYIDVWSALADGEGLLDKRYTNDGVHLVGEGYLVWRDVLKPYVK, encoded by the coding sequence ATGAAACGGATTCTGATTCTCGCCGCCGCGCTTCTCGCCGCCGGCACGGCCTGCGCCCAGGAGGCGTACAGGGAGCAGCGGCGCAGCCTGTTCGAGCTGCTGCCGATCCGCTCGAGCGACATCGTCTTTCTGGGCAACAGCCTCACCGACGGCTGCGAGTGGAGCGAACTCTTCGACAACCGCCACATCCGCAACCGCGGCATCAGCTCCGACCGGGCGTGCGAACTGGCCGAACGGCTCGATCCGATCGTCGAAGGGCATCCCAAGCGGCTGTTCCTGATGATCGGCATCAACGACCTGGCGGGCGGAGCCGCCCCCGGGGAGGTCGTCGCCGACATCGCCCGGGTCATCGACCGGTTCCAGACCGATTCGCGCTGGACGCGGATCTTCGTGCAGAGCATCCTCCCGGTGAACGGGAGGGATTTCGACGCCTACAGGAACCATTACGCGCACGCCGACCGCATCGTGCCGACGAACGAGCTCCTGAAGGCCCTGTGCGAAGAGAAGGGCGTGACGTACATCGACGTCTGGAGCGCCCTGGCCGACGGCGAAGGGTTGCTCGACAAACGCTATACGAACGACGGCGTGCACCTCGTGGGCGAGGGCTACCTGGTGTGGCGCGACGTGCTGAAACCCTACGTCAAGTAA